Part of the Quercus robur chromosome 5, dhQueRobu3.1, whole genome shotgun sequence genome, CTCCAACATTGCCAAGATAGGCTTGTCCTTAGACTTCAATATCATTGCATTAAAAGACTCAATCAAATTATTTACCAAACAATCTGTTAAGGCCCTAGGAGTGAAGTGTGACCTTGTCCACTGTGCAGGTGCAATGTTTGCAAGATACTCATATgccttttcatccaaatccctTATGTATTGCATGCATCTCTCAAACTCCCTTACTGTTGTGGCAGCAGCACACCTCCACAATGCATCCTTCAGCTCCAATCCCTTGTGATCaactttgaaattgttgtagatGTGTTTCACACAGTATCTATGCTCCACGGTAGGGAATAATGTGTCTATTGCAGGTATAAGCCCCTGTAAAtaagtaaacaaacaaacaaaacaagttagtTCAGCAAACAAAGTCAACTATTCAAGTGTaactgaacaaaacaaaacttgcatACCTTTTGCTTATCAGAAATGAAGACCAACTGAAGCTCCtctggcctccctatatcatcagcaaaaatttccaaaaaccatatccaagACTCCCTGGTTTTTTGTTCCACAACAGTCATGGCTACTGGAAAAATGTTGTCATTTGCATCCTTGGCAGTGGCAGATAAGATTTGCCCACCAAATCTGTGCTTTATGTGACAACCATCTAAACCTATAAATGGCCTGCATCCACCTAAAAATCCTACCTTCTGAGCATTGAACCTAACATACATCTTCTTAAATTTTGGTTGGGAAGTCTCCTTAGCCATTTCTGTCTGCAGTATAACCCTACTCCCCTTGTCTACAGTGGTTATCATTTGTGCATAGTCCCTAAGGACACCATATTGCAGTTGCTCATCTCCATTTATCAAATCCTTTGCCTTTCTCTTTGACCTATACACTTGGTTTACACTTAGGTCAACAGATAAATTTTGCATCACATGGTTGTGTACACCATTCACCtcccaatttggatttttgctaaaatcctcAATGAACCTCTTAGCAACATAAGCTGATGTTGCTTGGCTGTTTTTGAAAGACTTGGGACAAGTACAGTCATCAGTCAAGGTcttaatttgaaatgttagcTCTCCACTTATTTGAGATGCATAACATCTCCACCCACACCCATTCTTGCAATGAACTgatatcttggtcttctcattaagcttgaatttgatGTCAATAGGTTTTTTAATTGCATACTCCCTCAAAGCAGCTCTGAACACCTTTGCATTAAGGaacttcatctccttcttcaGTACAACATTTCTCATGTCACTCTTAGCATTAAACTCTACTTGCTCAGGTACCTACTCATCATCAGACCTATCCATGCTTACCAGGTCATCCTCAAGGGCTGGCTCAGCCCATTCAAGGTCTGTGTggggtgcattgcttgattctggggctgtgtggggtgcattgcttgattTTGGATTTGTATTGGGAGCAGAACCTTGTGGAGCTGAGTTTTGAGCAGCAAATAC contains:
- the LOC126728706 gene encoding uncharacterized protein LOC126728706 → MVDFTFDLEIHVEGCFVEEPTIQYVGGSVRLLTEIDPDKLSYFEIRDLCHLVGAPKEHSRYKYLIPDGDLQHDLRDIETDTDVVNMTNLHKAWYVEKIIIYTDIDVEPLAVEYPDARGVADGGVGGDGGRVADGVGGHAGGDNVEGDDDDDWLNEGLEGDGFGDDVFAAQNSAPQGSAPNTNPKSSNAPHTAPESSNAPHTDLEWAEPALEDDLKEMKFLNAKVFRAALREYAIKKPIDIKFKLNEKTKISVHCKNGCGWRCYASQISGELTFQIKTLTDDCTCPKSFKNSQATSAYVAKRFIEDFSKNPNWEVNGVHNHVMQNLSVDLSVNQVYRSKRKAKDLINGDEQLQYGVLRDYAQMITTVDKGSRVILQTEMAKETSQPKFKKMYVRFNAQKVGFLGGCRPFIGLDGCHIKHRFGGQILSATAKDANDNIFPVAMTVVEQKTRESWIWFLEIFADDIGRPEELQLVFISDKQKGLIPAIDTLFPTVEHRYCVKHIYNNFKVDHKGLELKDALWRCAAATTVREFERCMQYIRDLDEKAYEYLANIAPAQWTRSHFTPRALTDCLVNNLIESFNAMILKSKDKPILAMLEWIRVRLMTRLYTKREGIQKYAGKLCPSIQDRLEKLKVESKAFSATLAGSFLYEVGSQYERHVVDLVKKTCSCRSWDLNGIPCKHAITAIYTNIETPEDYTHPCYFKETYIEIYKGVLPPMPGQSEWAETGQPAPLAPHIYKPLGRPPKQRKRTSDEPRNPYKASRQNRPVRCGKCKKEGHNSRVCKADITGETPWQRRQRLQREKAARERVPAPQPAP